A window of Nocardiopsis sp. Huas11 genomic DNA:
CCAGTGGACGTGCCGCAGATCGTCGCCCACCACGTAGTCGCGGAGCGTGTGGAAGGTCAGGGTGCCCGCCGGGGCTCCGTCGGCCGCGCCGTCGGGGTCGGCCACGCGGCCGATCGGCACGGCGCGCAGGTACTCCCAGCGCGGGTGGACCCAGAGCCGGTCGGTGTCGCCGTAGCCGCGGCGCACCGAGGCCAGGCCCAGCGGGTCCGACCGCCCGGCCTGGAGCGGGCCGAGTTCGAGCACGCCCCGGCGCGAGGCGGTGATCCGGTACTCCACGGTCGCCTCGGCGCGCCCGGCCAAGGGGCGCTGCGCGACGGGCCGCCCGGCACCGGAGGCGAGCACGCGCTCGGTGATCCGCACCGCCCGCCGTCCGGTGTTGCGGGCATCGAGCACGACCCGCACGGAGGCGCCCGGCGAGGTGCGCACGACCGGGACCGAGCGCCGCACGCGCACCTCGCCGGGACGGCCGACCAGCAGGACCGCGACGGCCACCACGGTCACCGCGACGCCGCCGAGCAGAGCGATCTCCTGGTACTGGGACACGACCCCGACGGCGAGCAGGAGCGCGCCCACGGCGGCGACCAGCCATCCCCGTGACGTCGGCATCAGCGGCCCGCCGGTGCTCCCGGGTCCCGCGGCGAGGGCGCCGGGGTCTCCGTCAGGATCTCCGCCAGGACGTCGGACCCGCCGCGTCCCCCGACCGAGGCCTCCGGGGACAGGACGAGCCGGTGCGCCCACACGGGCTGGGCCAGGAGCTTGACGTCCTCGGGCTCGACGTGGGGCCGGCCCGAGGTGAGCGCGAGCATCCGCATCGCCTGGACCATCGCCACCGTCGAACGGGTGGACAGGCCCACACTGAGCGAGGCGTGCGCCCGGGTCGCGTGGGCGACGCGCAGGATGTACTCGTAGACGGCGTCGTGGACGTGCACCCGGTTCGCGCTCTGACGGATCCACGCCATCCGCTCGGGGTCGGTGCTGGGTTTGAGGTCGCCCGGCGAAGTGAGCCGGTCGCCCCGGATGATGGCGAGTTCGGCCGCGGGGTCGGCGTAGCCCAGCGTGAGCCGCATCAGGAAACGGTCCAGCTGCGCTTCGGGCAGCCGGTAGGTGCCCGACATCTCGACCGGGTTCTGGGTGGCCACGACCAGGAAGGGCGAGGGGACGGCGTGGGCGTGGCCGTCCACGGTGACCGTGCGCTCCTCCATGACCTCCAGCAGCGAGGACTGGGTCTTGGGCGAGGCCCGGTTGATCTCGTCGGCCACGACGACGTTGGCGAACACCGGTCCGGGGTGGAACTCGAACTCGCGCGTGCCCTGGTGGAAGACCGTGACGCCGGTGACGTCGGAGGGCAGCAGGTCGGGCGTGAACTGGATCCGCCGCCACTCACCGCCGACGGCCGCCGCGATGGCCCGCGCGAGCGTGGTCTTGCCGGTGCCGGGCACGTCCTCCAACAGGATGTGGCCCTGGGTGAGCATGGCGACCAGGGCCAGTCGGACGACGTCGGTCTTGCCGAGGACGGCCGATCCGACGGAGGCGACCATGCCGTCGAACTCGTCCGCGAGGAGCACGGCCTCGTCCGCCGTCATCGGCGCTGACGAGGCGGGGAAGGCAGGGTGGTTCACAGAGGGTGCGTCTTTCCGCAAGGGGTGGTGAAGGAGTGGGCGCCGTCGTCTCAGGGGGAGGCGGCGCGGCGGGAGCGCAGGGGAAGGCGCTCACGAAGGTGAGGCTACCGCGATCGGCGGTGGTTGGAGAAGGGGCGGGGGTGAGCGACCGGGGCGACCGCTTCCAGAGGCGGTCGCCCCGCACGGACGGCGGGCCTACGCCGTCAACGCGAACTTCTTCTGATGCGGTGTGAGGCTGGAACCCATTCCGTAGCTCTGCCCGGACGCTCCCGCTTCGAAGGTCTGCGCCAGCATGGCGAGGATTCCGCCGTTGAGCGCGCCGTTCAACGCGGCCCCGGCCGCTCCGGCGACCGCCATGGCCGCGCCGGGCAGCGCACCGCCGAGAGCTCCGAGACCCTTGCCCAGGAGCTTGAGGCCGCCCTTCAGTGTTCCCAGGGCCATCGTCTTGCCCAGACCCTTCCAGCCGCCCTGGCGGGCGAGCCAGGACGCGCCCTTGCTGCCGACGAACCGGAGCGCGGGCATGAGGGCCCGCTGCCCGACGAATCGGAGCGCGGTTCCCGCGACGGGCGCGGCGATGGCTGCGAGCGGAAGTG
This region includes:
- a CDS encoding DUF58 domain-containing protein, which gives rise to MPTSRGWLVAAVGALLLAVGVVSQYQEIALLGGVAVTVVAVAVLLVGRPGEVRVRRSVPVVRTSPGASVRVVLDARNTGRRAVRITERVLASGAGRPVAQRPLAGRAEATVEYRITASRRGVLELGPLQAGRSDPLGLASVRRGYGDTDRLWVHPRWEYLRAVPIGRVADPDGAADGAPAGTLTFHTLRDYVVGDDLRHVHWRSSARLDKLVMREYIDTSRTRVCVIVDDRPTPGGEGRLDEVTGAAASILATGVRASLHCELRLAGGRARESTGGLPPLLDLLAEARTVPGTDLAAALTAARSRPSGDTAILVSGALDTADLRAFARLSDRYAGLVAVVVGAREHPTAPADVTLLTSGDAAGFADRWNEAPWSR
- a CDS encoding MoxR family ATPase, coding for MTADEAVLLADEFDGMVASVGSAVLGKTDVVRLALVAMLTQGHILLEDVPGTGKTTLARAIAAAVGGEWRRIQFTPDLLPSDVTGVTVFHQGTREFEFHPGPVFANVVVADEINRASPKTQSSLLEVMEERTVTVDGHAHAVPSPFLVVATQNPVEMSGTYRLPEAQLDRFLMRLTLGYADPAAELAIIRGDRLTSPGDLKPSTDPERMAWIRQSANRVHVHDAVYEYILRVAHATRAHASLSVGLSTRSTVAMVQAMRMLALTSGRPHVEPEDVKLLAQPVWAHRLVLSPEASVGGRGGSDVLAEILTETPAPSPRDPGAPAGR